The segment ACGAGATGTCCGATCCGATGCCCCTCTTCGACCGTAAGACGGGCGTCGACTTCGATGTGAATATCGGCGAGGAATTCGATACCGGTCTTGCGCACCCAGAGCTTTTCAACCGCGCAAACCCCCTCGACCTCTTCCGCAGCGGCGCGAATTTGTTGGATCAGTTCGGCGTTGGCCTGCGGATCAAGCAATTCGCTGGTGCTTTGGAGAAAGATCTGGCCGGTGTTCCATAGAATCGCCGCCACCACAATCAGCGCCGCAGCTTCGTCGGCCCACATGTAATCCGGGCCACCCCACCGAACGACCGCCAAGCCGATCAACACCGCAAGCGAACAAAGGGCGTCGCTTCGATGATCCCACGCCGCAGCGGCGATCGACAACGATTGCGTCCGGCGACTGATCGTTATCTTGTACCAGAAGAGAGACTCTTTGATCACGATGTTGGCCGCCGCGATCCACATCGTCCAAATTGCCGGGACCGGGTGCTCCGATCCCAAACGACTAATCGCCTCCCAGCCGATAAACAAAGCGGAAATCATGATCAACATCGAAACGTTGGACGCTGCGACCGCCTCGGCACGCGTATGACCATAAGGATGCTCATCATCCGCGGGCCGCTGAGCGTACCAGAGTCCAAAGATCACCACGATCGACGTCAGCGAATCGCCGAGCGAGTTCACCGCGTCAGAGATTAGCGCGAACGAACTTCCCAACACGCCGCCGACCAACTTCACAATCCCCAGCGACAAGTTCACGCTCAATCCCAACCAGGCGGCGCGCGATGCGCTGCGGTAAAGATGAGCGGGCGTAGAGTCAGGGGCTGGATTCAAGGTATGGGGAACTCAAAGGGAGTGAAGCGACTTTTTCATTAGTAGGCCGAAGCGCAAGCGAGGGAAATGCGATCGCAAGGAAATGACTAATGTCTAATCCCTAATGAAGAACGAACTCGCAATTCTTCGATTAGACATTAGGCCTTAGTCATTCGACGTCTTCCTAACGCACTTCCCTCGCTGGCGCTTCGGGCTACTATTTCGGGGCTCGTCTATCGTGGCGGAAGGTAGGTAAAAAGAAAAGGCCGGCGGAGCGAATTTCTCGCCTCCGTCGGCCTTGGATTGCCGCAGTTTTCATTCGCTAGGGAGCGAGTTGATGTTCGCCATGAGCGAACTTGGTGTGGCAAGCGTTGCACTTCTGCAGCATCGCCTTGTAGGCGGTTGTCGCAGCGGCGTAATCTTTCTTTTTGGCGGCGCGATACAGATCACCACCCAGTTCTCGCGTCGCGATCGAATATTCATTCCATTCAGCAGCGCCTTCTTCCGGAGCACGCGACAGGAGGAGATTACCGCTCTCGGCCAGAATCAGCGACGTCGATTTGATTTCTTTCCAGACGGCGTTTTCTTTCGGCTCGGCCGCCATCGCGGGCTTCAGGCG is part of the Blastopirellula sediminis genome and harbors:
- a CDS encoding cation diffusion facilitator family transporter, which produces MNPAPDSTPAHLYRSASRAAWLGLSVNLSLGIVKLVGGVLGSSFALISDAVNSLGDSLTSIVVIFGLWYAQRPADDEHPYGHTRAEAVAASNVSMLIMISALFIGWEAISRLGSEHPVPAIWTMWIAAANIVIKESLFWYKITISRRTQSLSIAAAAWDHRSDALCSLAVLIGLAVVRWGGPDYMWADEAAALIVVAAILWNTGQIFLQSTSELLDPQANAELIQQIRAAAEEVEGVCAVEKLWVRKTGIEFLADIHIEVDARLTVEEGHRIGHLVKDKLIGQFAQLRDVLVHLEPYPHVHSSVD